The Salmo salar unplaced genomic scaffold, Ssal_v3.1, whole genome shotgun sequence genome window below encodes:
- the LOC123733204 gene encoding sialoadhesin-like, producing MALRTAGSVLVVFLWSVAVVLGQYGWSVTYTTQSICTLEGSTVELSCSIRYPSGTVTSTVWFTKWGTGVEPEDLGQDPEYAGRLEYHGDKKNGHNLRITDLREKDSATYKFRFITDQTGRKYTGDPGVTLSVTALQVMVTPPRWATSKTLTCSTTCTLTDNPTYIWYKNGQHLDESTSPQYKYSVSSNYEDSYSCAVKGHEDLHSPAVCVQGQICSRVTYTKRRICVLKGSTVDISCTYVGYYSTTSTFWFRSDKSTPEDLTSDPGYAGRVKYTGTYRGPFILRITDLREEDSAEYRFTFKTDYVEWGHSFPGTTLSVTGLQVKVTPAAEGQKTLTCSTTCTLTDNPTYIWYKNGQNVQDTTFPMYSISSEDADSYYCAVKGHDGLSSPAVYKPKTSVSVSPSGEIVEDSSVTLTCSSDANPPVDKYTWYKKNGGDYQSMTGPQHVFNQIQSSDTGEYYCEAQNEMGTDRSRTINMDVKYGPKSTSVSVSPSGEIVEDSSVTLTCSSDDNPPVDKYTWYKKNGVYYPSTTYMTTGPHLVFKQIQSSDTGEYYCGAWNGIKTGRPEYININVRYKPKNTSVSVSPSGEIMEGSSVTLTCSSDANPPVDKYTWYFQNKTFLNGFGQMYNISKFKSKDNGHYHCEAWNGRGSRNSTALMIILPEKQTSVLTAAVGIIVVVLVLILCLSGLMWFRRSTGGSDATADTQSVRPDCNSDMYTGLNMRTMSPDYDTLANVHPDPNSDPNSDMYTPLNIMTRSPEYDTLANVRGISL from the exons ATGGCCTTGAGAACAGCAGGAAGTGTGTTGGTGGTCTTTCTCTGGTCTGTAGCAG TGGTACTGGGTCAGTATGGCTGGAGTGTGACTTACACCACTCAGAGTATCTGTACTTTGGAGGGGTCAACAGTGGAGCTGTCCTGCTCTATCAGATATCCCAGTGGTACAGTCACATCAACCGTCTGGTTCACTAAATGGGGGACTGGTGTAGAACCTGAAGATCTAGGTCAGGACCCAGAGTATGCAGGTCGTCTGGAGTATCATGGGGATAAGAAGAATGGTCACAAcctgagaatcacagacctgagagagaaaGACTCAGCTACGTACAAGTTCAGATTTATAACAGATCAGACTGGAAGgaaatatactggtgatcctggagtcactctgtctgtcacag CTCTGCAGGTGATGGTGACTCCACCACGGTGGGCAACGTCGAAGACACTGAcctgtagcaccacctgtactctgactgacaaccccacctacatctggtacaagaacggaCAACATCTAGATGAGAGCACCTCCCCCCAGTACAAATACTcagtctccagtaactatgaggacagttactcctgtgctgttaaaggccatgaggatctccactctcctgcagtgt GTGTTCAGGGTCAGATCTGCAGCAGAGTAACTTACACCAAGAGGAGAATCTGTGTcttgaaggggtcaacagtggaCATATCCTGTACTTATGTTGGTTATTATTCCACCACATCAACATTCTGGTTTAGAAGTGATAAGTCGACCCCTGAAGACCTAACCAGCGACCCAGGGTATGCAGGTCGTGTGAAGTACACTGGAACATACAGAGGTCCCTTCATcctgagaatcacagacctgagagaggaggactcAGCTGAGTATCGCTTCACTTTTAAAACAGACTACGTTGAATGGGGTCATAGTTTCCCAGGAacaactctgtctgtcacag gtctgcaggtgaaggtgactcctgctgcagagggacagaagacactgacctgtagcaccacctgtactctgactgacaaccccacctacatctggtacaagaacggaCAGAATGTACAAGATACCACCTTTCCCATGTACTCCATCAGCAGTGAGGATGCAGACAGCTACTACTGTGCTGTAAAAGGCCACGATGGTCTcagctctcctgcagtgt ATAAACCAAAGacctcagtgtcagtcagtccctctggtgaaatagtggaggacagttcagtgactctgacctgcagcagtgatgccaacccacctgtggacaaatacacctggtacaaGAAGAATGGAGGTGACTATCAGAGTATGACAGGACCACAGCATGTCTTCAATCAAATCCAGTCATCTGACACTGGAGAGTACTACTGTGAGGCCCAGAATGAGATGGGGACAGACAGGTCTAGGACCATAAACATGGATGTGAAGT ACGGCCCAAAGAGcacctcagtgtcagtcagtccctctggtgaaaTAGTGGAGGACAGTTCAGTGACTCTAACCTGCAGCAGTGATGACAACCCACCtgtggacaaatacacctggtacaaGAAGAATGGAGTCTACTATCCATCAACCACCTATATGACCACAGGACCACATCTTGTCTTCAAACAAATCCAGTCGTCTGACACTGGAGAGTACTACTGTGGGGCCTGGAATGGGATTAAGACAGGGAGGCCTGAATATATCAACATCAATGTGAGAT ATAAGCCAAAGAAcacctcagtgtcagtcagtccctctggtgaaataatggagggcagttcagtgactctgacctgcagcagtgatgccaacccacctgtggacaaatacacctggtacTTTCAAAATAAGACTTTTCTAAATGGATTTGGACAGATGTACAACATAAGTAAGTTCAAGTCTAAGGACAATGGACATTACCACTGTGAGGCCTGGAATGGAAGAGGATCTAGGAACTCTACAGCTCTGATGATCATTTTACCAG agaaacagacctcagTTCTGACTGCAGCTGTAGGAATCATAGTGGTTGTTCTGGttctcatcctctgtctctctggactCATGTGGTTCAG GAGATCCACAGGAGGAAGTGAtgccacagcagacacacag agtgTCCGTcctgactgtaacagtgacatgTACACAGGTCTGAACATGAGGACCATGTCCCCTGACTATGACACTCTGGCA aaTGTCCATCCTGACCCTAACAGTGACCCCAACAGTGACATGTACACACCTCTGAACATAATGACCAGGTCACCAGAGTATGACACCCtggca AATGTGAGGGGAATCTCCCTctga